A window of Peromyscus eremicus chromosome 7, PerEre_H2_v1, whole genome shotgun sequence contains these coding sequences:
- the Hemk1 gene encoding MTRF1L release factor glutamine methyltransferase isoform X2, which yields MPVQYILGEWDFQGLSLKMVPPVFIPRPETEELVEWVLGEVAQRPLEVGAQGGPLILEVGCGSGAIALSLLSQLPESQVIAVDKEEAAVSLTRENAQRLQLQDRIRIIPLDVTSEGCWTHLLPWGPVDLVVSNPPYIFHKDMEELAPEICSYEDPVALDGGEEGMDIITHILTLAPRLLSASGSIFLEVDPRHPELVKSWLQSRPDLHLSLVAVRKDFCGRLRFLHVQKSAP from the exons ATGCCGGTGCAGTATATCCTTGGGGAGTGGGACTTTCAGGGGCTCAGTCTGAAGATGGTACCCCCAGTGTTTATTCCACGGCCAGAGACGGAA GAACTGGTTGAATGGGTTTTAGGGGAAGTGGCCCAGCGGCCCCTTGAAGTGGGAGCCCAAGGTGGTCCCCTCATTCTGGAGGTGGGCTGTGGATCAGGAGCCATTGCCCTCAGCCTACTGAGTCAGCTCCCTGAG AGTCAAGTCATTGCTGTGGATAAGGAAGAAGCTGCTGTTAGTCTGACCCGTGAGAATGCTCAGAG GCTTCAGCTGCAGGACAGGATTCGGATCATTCCCCTTGATGTAACCTCAG AAGGGTGCTGGACACACCTTTTGCCCTGGGGCCCTGTGGACTTGGTGGTCAGTAACCCTCCCTACATCTTCCACAAGGACATGGAAGAGCTGGCCCCAGAGATCTGCAG TTATGAAGACCCGGTGGCCCTGGATGGTGGTGAGGAAGGCATGGACATCATTACCCACATCTTGACCTTGGCACCCCGGCTCTTGAGTGCCTCTGG AAGCATCTTCTTAGAAGTGGACCCAAGGCACCCAGAGCTTGTCAAGAGCTGGCTTCAGAGCCGGCCGGACCTGCACCTTAGTCTTGTGGCTGTACGTAAAGACTTCTGTGGGAG gctcCGGTTCCTGCATGTCCAGAAGTCTGCACCATAG